One Oryzomonas sagensis DNA segment encodes these proteins:
- a CDS encoding metallophosphoesterase, with translation MSLFLITFLSLYGGMHAYAFLRLRGAFLPSHPLTLALAAWMILMTVAPLLVRLAEGAGLERSALFLAWPGYTWMGALFIFVATLLACDALRLLAWLSNRLWGTATPGFLTATATCTAALVFASLASTYAFYDARRIRTDHVTVTTAKLPPSAGRVRIVQISDVHIGLLFRESRLNGILSAVRDARPDILVSTGDLVDGRLSREEVMSHQNRLATMLASIETPGGKYAVTGNHEFYAGLNQALAFTRAAGFTVLRNQAVPLPNGITIGGVDDPAGRRMGVPAPSPSEQALLKSVPGDRFCLLLKHRPDVPAASDGLFDLQLSGHVHKGQIFPFNLLVRIQYPIPCGTTATARNSLIHVSRGSGTWGPPLRLLAPPEVTVIDIIPRGGQFP, from the coding sequence ATGTCCCTCTTCCTGATCACCTTCCTGAGCCTCTACGGCGGCATGCACGCCTATGCCTTTCTCAGGCTGCGCGGCGCATTCCTGCCAAGCCATCCCCTCACCCTGGCACTGGCGGCATGGATGATCCTGATGACCGTCGCCCCCCTGCTGGTGCGCCTGGCCGAAGGCGCCGGCCTGGAACGGAGCGCCCTTTTCCTGGCATGGCCCGGCTACACCTGGATGGGGGCGCTCTTCATCTTTGTCGCGACCCTGCTGGCATGCGACGCACTCAGGCTGCTCGCCTGGCTGTCGAACCGCCTCTGGGGGACCGCCACGCCGGGGTTCCTGACCGCAACCGCCACCTGCACGGCCGCGCTGGTATTCGCGTCCCTTGCCAGCACCTATGCCTTCTACGACGCCCGGCGCATCAGGACCGACCATGTGACGGTGACCACCGCCAAGCTGCCACCATCGGCCGGCCGGGTCAGGATTGTGCAGATATCCGATGTCCACATCGGGCTCCTGTTCCGTGAATCCCGCCTGAACGGCATCCTGAGCGCCGTCCGGGACGCTCGGCCCGACATCCTGGTGTCCACCGGCGATCTGGTGGATGGCAGGCTCTCCCGGGAGGAGGTCATGTCGCATCAGAACAGGCTGGCCACTATGCTGGCGTCCATCGAGACCCCGGGCGGAAAATACGCCGTGACCGGTAACCACGAGTTCTACGCCGGCCTGAACCAGGCGCTGGCCTTCACCCGCGCGGCCGGTTTTACCGTGCTCCGCAACCAGGCGGTCCCCCTTCCCAACGGCATCACCATCGGCGGCGTCGACGACCCGGCCGGCCGGCGCATGGGGGTTCCCGCCCCTTCCCCTTCGGAACAGGCGCTTCTCAAGTCCGTCCCCGGAGACCGCTTTTGCCTGCTGCTCAAGCATCGGCCCGATGTTCCGGCCGCCAGCGACGGCCTTTTCGATTTGCAGTTGTCCGGCCATGTCCACAAGGGGCAGATATTCCCCTTTAACCTGCTGGTGCGCATCCAGTACCCAATCCCCTGCGGAACGACCGCTACCGCCAGAAATTCGCTCATCCACGTCTCCCGCGGCAGCGGCACCTGGGGGCC
- a CDS encoding ribonuclease HII, which yields MRQTELFPVPPLDTLALEQHARSRGFAMIAGVDEAGRGPLAGPVVAAAVMLPEGLRIPGVDDSKKLSPKTRERLFDVIQAQALAIGVGMGSPELIDRINILQATRHAMLEAVSALSPRPDFILIDGITRIDSALPQKTVKKGDSLSLSIAAASIIAKVTRDRLMRKLDVMYPGYGFAGHKGYGSAAHLAAIRQLGPSPVHRLSFGGVKEHVPCPSS from the coding sequence ATGCGACAAACCGAACTGTTTCCCGTCCCCCCTCTGGACACCCTGGCCCTGGAGCAGCACGCCCGCAGTCGGGGGTTTGCCATGATTGCCGGGGTTGACGAGGCGGGGCGCGGCCCCCTGGCCGGTCCCGTGGTTGCGGCGGCGGTCATGCTTCCCGAAGGGCTGCGCATCCCCGGGGTCGATGACTCGAAGAAACTTTCTCCGAAAACCCGCGAACGCCTTTTCGATGTCATCCAGGCCCAGGCCCTCGCCATCGGCGTCGGCATGGGCAGCCCGGAGCTGATCGACCGGATCAATATCCTCCAAGCCACCCGCCATGCCATGTTGGAAGCGGTCTCCGCCCTCTCCCCCCGGCCCGATTTCATCCTGATCGACGGAATCACCCGGATCGACTCCGCCCTCCCCCAGAAAACCGTCAAAAAGGGGGACTCCCTCAGTCTCTCCATCGCCGCAGCCTCGATCATCGCCAAGGTCACCCGCGACCGCCTGATGCGGAAACTGGATGTCATGTACCCCGGCTACGGCTTTGCCGGCCATAAGGGGTACGGCAGCGCCGCCCATCTTGCGGCAATCCGCCAACTCGGCCCTTCACCGGTCCACCGCCTGAGCTTCGGCGGCGTCAAGGAACACGTCCCATGTCCCTCTTCCTGA
- the rplS gene encoding 50S ribosomal protein L19 codes for MNTIDTLEFEQMKKNIPPFKVGDTVKVQVAIVEGDKRRLQAYQGVVIARQNGGIRESFTVRKISNGIGVERVFPLHSPSIEAIEIVTRGHVRRAKLYYLRNLRGKAARIREKKYIAGA; via the coding sequence ATGAACACCATCGATACTCTGGAATTCGAACAAATGAAGAAAAACATCCCCCCCTTCAAGGTCGGGGATACGGTCAAGGTACAGGTTGCGATCGTCGAAGGCGACAAACGTCGTCTCCAGGCCTATCAGGGCGTGGTGATCGCCCGCCAGAACGGCGGCATCCGCGAGTCCTTCACGGTCCGCAAGATTTCCAACGGCATCGGCGTGGAGAGGGTGTTCCCGCTGCACTCCCCCAGCATCGAGGCCATCGAGATCGTGACCCGTGGCCACGTCCGCCGCGCCAAGCTGTACTACCTGCGCAATCTGCGCGGCAAGGCGGCCCGCATCCGCGAGAAGAAATACATCGCCGGAGCCTGA
- a CDS encoding RNA methyltransferase, translating into MAADRANMAIALLHYPAYNKRREVVTTALTNLDLHDIARSSRTFGLERFYIVTPSAEQRSLAERITGHWQEGWGADYNPDRREALGIVRICTDLKTAVDDLQAGFAKPVKTIITGAARRPDSISFPAFRQMLAEADQPYLLLLGTGWGLTDECFIAADHVLEPIAGAGSYNHLSVRSAAAIMLDRLRGTQQEALYQEADT; encoded by the coding sequence GTGGCTGCTGACAGGGCCAACATGGCGATCGCGCTGCTGCACTACCCGGCTTACAACAAGCGGCGCGAGGTGGTGACCACCGCCCTGACCAACCTGGATCTGCACGATATCGCCCGTTCATCGCGTACCTTTGGACTGGAGCGCTTTTATATCGTGACCCCGTCCGCCGAACAGCGGAGCCTGGCGGAACGGATCACCGGCCACTGGCAGGAAGGGTGGGGAGCGGACTACAACCCGGACCGCCGCGAGGCGCTCGGTATCGTCCGGATCTGCACGGACCTGAAAACGGCCGTCGACGATCTCCAGGCCGGATTTGCCAAGCCGGTCAAGACGATCATCACCGGGGCGGCACGGCGGCCGGACAGCATTTCCTTTCCGGCCTTCCGACAGATGCTGGCCGAGGCCGACCAACCGTACCTGCTTCTTCTGGGTACCGGCTGGGGGCTGACGGATGAATGCTTTATTGCGGCAGATCATGTTCTTGAACCCATCGCGGGTGCAGGATCCTATAACCACCTCTCGGTCCGTTCGGCGGCGGCCATCATGCTCGACCGCCTGAGGGGAACACAACAAGAGGCACTTTACCAGGAAGCAGATACATAG
- the trmD gene encoding tRNA (guanosine(37)-N1)-methyltransferase TrmD → MIFDILTLFPGMFAGPFDESIIRRGKDKQLIEIALHNIRDWATDRHQTADDAPYGGGAGMVMKVEPLAACIEAVKARRPASTVVMTSPQGRRLTHRVAAELAGSDGLIIVCGRYEGIDERIRQLYVDDDISLGDYVLSGGEIAAMAIVDTVTRLVPGVLGSDESAETDSFCDGLLEYPQYTRPPEFAGIKVPEVLLSGNHELIRKWRRRESLRKTRSLRPDLLEDIALNKEDRALLAEIEREDGACGC, encoded by the coding sequence ATGATTTTCGATATATTGACCCTCTTCCCCGGGATGTTCGCCGGTCCGTTCGACGAGAGCATCATCAGGAGAGGGAAAGACAAACAGCTCATTGAGATTGCGTTGCACAACATCCGCGATTGGGCCACCGACCGGCACCAGACCGCCGATGACGCGCCCTATGGCGGCGGCGCCGGCATGGTCATGAAGGTGGAACCTCTGGCCGCCTGCATCGAAGCGGTCAAGGCCCGCCGGCCCGCCTCGACGGTGGTTATGACCTCCCCCCAGGGGAGACGCCTCACCCACCGGGTGGCTGCGGAACTGGCCGGAAGCGACGGTTTGATCATCGTCTGCGGTCGCTATGAAGGGATCGACGAGCGCATCCGCCAGTTGTACGTGGATGATGATATCTCCTTGGGCGATTATGTCCTTTCCGGGGGCGAAATCGCCGCCATGGCCATCGTGGATACCGTGACGCGGCTTGTGCCCGGCGTGCTCGGCAGCGACGAATCGGCCGAAACCGACTCGTTCTGCGACGGCCTTCTGGAGTATCCCCAGTACACACGCCCGCCGGAATTCGCCGGCATCAAGGTGCCGGAGGTGCTCCTGTCCGGCAACCACGAGCTGATCAGAAAATGGCGGCGGCGCGAATCGCTGCGCAAAACGCGCTCACTCCGGCCGGACCTGCTGGAGGACATCGCCCTGAACAAGGAAGATCGCGCATTGCTGGCCGAGATTGAACGGGAAGACGGCGCCTGTGGCTGCTGA
- the rimM gene encoding ribosome maturation factor RimM (Essential for efficient processing of 16S rRNA), which produces MGDPDELITVGKISGTHGIKGHLKVYSYSGNLESLGAARNITLRSPDGTTLRQFGVKGVKPHSAGFILSLRDFDSIDQVLPLVGSELCLRRSQLPEPEDDEYYWCDLLGLRVVTVDGIELGTLADIFETGSNDVYVVRKEKQEYLIPAVASVISSVDLAGGTMVITPMDGLLDL; this is translated from the coding sequence ATGGGCGATCCGGACGAACTGATTACCGTGGGCAAGATCAGCGGGACCCATGGGATCAAGGGACATCTCAAGGTCTACTCCTATTCGGGCAACCTTGAGAGCCTGGGCGCTGCGCGGAACATCACCCTGAGAAGCCCTGACGGCACGACGCTGCGGCAATTCGGCGTCAAGGGTGTAAAGCCGCACAGCGCCGGTTTCATCCTCAGCCTGAGGGATTTCGACAGTATCGACCAGGTGCTGCCTCTGGTGGGGAGCGAGTTGTGTCTCCGGCGCAGTCAGTTGCCGGAACCGGAAGATGACGAGTATTACTGGTGCGACTTGCTCGGCCTTCGGGTCGTGACGGTCGACGGGATCGAACTCGGTACGCTGGCCGACATCTTCGAAACCGGAAGCAACGACGTCTATGTGGTACGCAAGGAGAAGCAGGAGTACCTGATCCCGGCGGTAGCCTCCGTGATCAGCTCCGTTGATCTGGCAGGCGGCACCATGGTCATCACCCCAATGGACGGGCTTCTGGATTTATGA
- a CDS encoding KH domain-containing protein, which yields MKALVETIAKALVDDPTQVKAAEETEEDTLVIKLTVAKEDMGRIIGKEGRTAKAIRTILNAVSTKDNKKAILKIVE from the coding sequence ATGAAAGCACTTGTTGAAACCATCGCAAAGGCATTGGTTGACGATCCGACTCAGGTCAAGGCGGCCGAGGAAACGGAAGAGGATACCTTGGTCATCAAACTGACCGTCGCCAAAGAGGACATGGGGCGTATCATCGGCAAGGAAGGCCGCACTGCCAAGGCGATCCGCACGATCCTCAATGCCGTGTCCACCAAGGACAACAAGAAGGCTATCCTCAAAATCGTAGAATAA
- the rpsP gene encoding 30S ribosomal protein S16, which produces MAVKIRLARAGAKKRPFYQVVVADERSRRDGSFIENVGTYDPTKNPAAIKLNVEKAQAWLEKGAQPTETVRQLLKNAGVLGKAAAPTA; this is translated from the coding sequence ATGGCAGTCAAGATCAGGCTTGCACGCGCAGGCGCAAAGAAAAGACCTTTCTACCAGGTAGTTGTAGCCGACGAGCGCAGCCGCAGGGACGGGAGCTTCATTGAAAACGTGGGGACCTACGATCCCACCAAAAATCCGGCAGCCATCAAGCTGAACGTGGAAAAGGCCCAGGCCTGGCTTGAAAAGGGCGCACAACCGACCGAAACCGTCCGCCAGCTTCTCAAGAATGCCGGCGTTCTGGGCAAGGCGGCAGCTCCGACGGCATAG
- the ffh gene encoding signal recognition particle protein has protein sequence MFDSLSEKLESVFKKLRGQGVMTEDNIKEALREVRLALLEADVNFKVVKDFVESVRVKAVGTEVVQSLTPGQQVIKIVHDELVAVMGGNEDNGLNLAAKPPVAIMMVGLQGAGKTTTCGKLGRHLKNLKRRPLLVPADVYRPAAIEQLATVGRQLGLEVFNSSADQKPVDICSAAMRFAELNGFDTVILDTAGRHQIDDFLMNELAEIKAAVLPLEILFVADAMTGQEAVNVAGGFNERLDITGVVLTKLDGDAKGGAALSVKAVTGKPVKFVGLGEKLDALEVFHADRLVSRILGMGDVLTLVEKAQSVFDEKETARLQQKLKKNQFDLEDFLAQLQQIKKMGSLESLMGMIPGMGKMMKQMQGAQPSENEMKRIEAIIRSMTPGERANHGIINGSRRLRIAKGSGTTVQEVNQLLKRFTEAQKVVKQLQKLGPKGLLKGMGGLGKGMLPFG, from the coding sequence ATGTTTGACAGCCTTTCGGAAAAACTTGAATCGGTCTTCAAAAAGCTCCGCGGCCAGGGGGTAATGACCGAGGACAATATCAAGGAGGCGCTGCGGGAGGTCCGCCTGGCGCTCCTCGAGGCTGATGTCAACTTCAAGGTCGTCAAGGACTTTGTCGAGAGCGTACGCGTCAAGGCGGTCGGCACCGAAGTCGTGCAGAGCCTGACGCCGGGCCAACAGGTCATCAAGATCGTCCACGACGAACTGGTGGCCGTCATGGGCGGCAACGAGGACAATGGCCTCAACCTGGCGGCCAAGCCGCCGGTGGCGATCATGATGGTCGGCCTTCAGGGTGCGGGCAAGACTACCACCTGCGGCAAACTGGGCCGGCACCTGAAGAATCTGAAACGCCGGCCGTTGCTGGTCCCGGCCGACGTCTACCGCCCGGCCGCCATCGAACAGCTTGCCACCGTCGGCAGACAGCTCGGCCTTGAGGTCTTCAACTCCTCGGCCGACCAGAAGCCGGTCGACATCTGTTCGGCCGCCATGCGCTTCGCCGAATTGAACGGTTTCGACACGGTTATCCTCGATACTGCCGGACGGCACCAGATCGACGATTTTCTGATGAACGAACTGGCCGAGATCAAGGCAGCTGTTCTGCCCCTGGAGATCCTCTTCGTCGCGGACGCCATGACCGGCCAGGAGGCCGTCAACGTTGCCGGCGGCTTCAACGAGCGGTTGGACATCACCGGCGTGGTCCTGACCAAGCTGGACGGCGACGCCAAAGGTGGCGCCGCCCTTTCCGTCAAGGCGGTTACCGGCAAACCGGTCAAGTTCGTCGGCCTGGGTGAAAAACTCGACGCCCTGGAGGTGTTCCACGCCGATCGCCTCGTGTCGCGCATCCTGGGCATGGGCGATGTCCTCACGCTGGTGGAGAAAGCCCAGTCGGTCTTTGACGAAAAAGAGACTGCCCGGCTCCAGCAGAAACTGAAGAAGAACCAGTTCGACCTGGAAGATTTCCTGGCCCAGCTCCAGCAGATCAAGAAGATGGGTTCGCTGGAATCGCTCATGGGGATGATCCCCGGCATGGGCAAGATGATGAAGCAGATGCAGGGGGCCCAGCCCAGCGAGAACGAAATGAAGCGGATCGAGGCGATTATCCGCTCCATGACGCCGGGCGAGCGGGCCAATCACGGTATCATCAACGGCAGCAGGCGCCTGCGGATCGCCAAGGGGAGCGGCACCACCGTGCAGGAGGTCAACCAACTGCTCAAGCGCTTTACCGAGGCGCAGAAGGTGGTCAAACAGCTCCAGAAACTCGGCCCCAAGGGGCTCCTCAAGGGTATGGGGGGGCTTGGCAAGGGCATGCTTCCGTTCGGCTAG
- the yedF gene encoding sulfurtransferase-like selenium metabolism protein YedF, translating into MTTIDCRNLACPAPVITVKKALEEHTELRVLLDDGAPRENVTRFARNRGCQVSEERDGAGWALTIVSSGEPAQKAATTAVTGERVLLITSDRLGDGPEELGRLLMKNFIHTLLETGELPARMLFLNTGVLLTTEGSDVLEALEKLGGMGVEILSCGLCLDFFKRKDKLRAGGTTNMLTIAESLLSAGQAIRL; encoded by the coding sequence ATGACTACCATCGACTGCAGGAACCTGGCCTGCCCGGCCCCGGTGATTACGGTGAAGAAGGCGTTGGAGGAGCATACGGAGCTGCGGGTCCTGCTGGACGACGGCGCACCGCGGGAGAACGTGACCCGCTTTGCCCGCAATCGCGGCTGTCAAGTGAGTGAAGAGCGGGACGGCGCCGGCTGGGCCCTGACCATCGTCTCCAGCGGCGAACCGGCGCAGAAAGCGGCGACCACTGCCGTCACCGGCGAACGGGTGCTCTTGATCACATCCGACCGCCTGGGGGACGGCCCGGAGGAATTGGGGCGCCTGCTGATGAAGAACTTCATCCACACCTTGCTGGAAACGGGCGAACTCCCGGCGCGCATGCTCTTCCTCAACACCGGGGTGCTCCTGACCACGGAAGGTTCGGATGTGCTGGAGGCGCTGGAAAAGCTGGGGGGCATGGGGGTGGAAATTCTCTCCTGCGGCCTCTGCCTGGACTTCTTCAAACGCAAGGACAAGCTGAGGGCCGGCGGCACCACAAACATGCTTACCATCGCGGAAAGCCTGCTTTCGGCGGGACAGGCAATACGGCTTTAA
- a CDS encoding DUF3343 domain-containing protein translates to MEKRLMVQEGQLLAVFNSGHRVMKAEGVLKALGLPVLLIPAPRQLQTDCGLALRFSEEAREEIMRILERESLLPAFVSQYMGGEFVTFWVNEANEPPTIL, encoded by the coding sequence ATGGAGAAACGCCTTATGGTGCAGGAGGGACAGTTACTGGCGGTATTCAATTCCGGCCACCGGGTCATGAAGGCCGAAGGCGTGCTCAAGGCCCTCGGGCTGCCGGTGCTGCTCATACCCGCCCCCCGTCAGCTCCAGACCGACTGCGGGCTGGCCTTGCGCTTCAGCGAGGAGGCGCGGGAGGAAATCATGCGGATACTGGAGCGGGAGAGCCTGCTGCCGGCCTTTGTCAGCCAATACATGGGGGGAGAGTTCGTTACCTTTTGGGTTAACGAGGCAAACGAGCCCCCGACTATTTTATAG
- a CDS encoding DUF721 domain-containing protein, whose protein sequence is MARRTRMRFPQLLPDLLKKQIAGLGLAERLREVEIWRLWPEVVGPTVASRAQPLRIINGTLTVAVSSAAWMQELRFLTAMMKQKLNDRLGAELIKEIVLRPGTFKKNSEPVDDDEPAPLNVLSEQQKAFIAEQAAGIVDPETREAFVDLMTTSFERGRSRS, encoded by the coding sequence ATGGCTAGACGGACGCGGATGCGCTTCCCCCAACTCCTGCCGGACTTGCTCAAAAAACAGATAGCGGGGCTCGGATTGGCCGAACGGCTGCGGGAGGTGGAGATCTGGCGTCTCTGGCCCGAGGTGGTCGGCCCGACGGTGGCCTCGCGGGCGCAACCGCTGCGGATCATCAACGGCACCCTGACCGTTGCCGTGTCGAGCGCCGCCTGGATGCAGGAGTTGCGGTTCCTCACCGCCATGATGAAGCAGAAGCTCAACGATCGACTTGGGGCGGAACTGATCAAGGAAATCGTCCTCCGGCCCGGTACGTTTAAAAAGAATAGCGAACCTGTCGATGATGACGAGCCGGCGCCCCTGAACGTTCTGAGCGAACAACAAAAGGCGTTCATTGCCGAACAGGCGGCCGGTATTGTCGACCCTGAAACCCGTGAGGCCTTTGTGGACCTGATGACGACCTCGTTCGAACGGGGGCGCTCGCGTTCCTGA
- the ettA gene encoding energy-dependent translational throttle protein EttA, translated as MAQEVTKIIYSMMRVSKFYDKKPVIKDISLSYFYGAKIGVLGLNGSGKSSLLRIMAGVDKDFNGQAVLSPGYTVGYLEQEPHLDEAKTVRQVVEEGVQETVDLLAEFNAITDKFSEPDADFEKLCERQATLQEKLDHLDAWDLDSRLEMAMDALRCPPGDTPVQVLSGGEKRRVALCRLLLKKPDILLLDEPTNHLDAETVAWLEHHLHNYAGTVIAVTHDRYFLDNVAGWILELDRGEGIPWKGNYSSWLEQKQNRLAQEEKQESDRQKTLQRELEWIRMSPKGRHAKSQARISAYEQLVAQESEKQAKDLEIYIPPGQRLGDIVIEADNVAKGFGDRLLFEAMNFRLPRGGIVGIIGPNGAGKTTLFRMITGQEQPDSGSFRIGDTVQLAYVDQSRGALNPDKNIWEEISEGQDTVQLGKVAVNSRAYVSRFNFSGADQQKKVGMLSGGERNRVHLAKMLKSGANVILLDEPTNDLDVNTMRALEEALENFAGCAVVISHDRWFLDRIATHILAFEGDSSVVFFDGNYSEYEEDRRKRLGAAAEQPHRIKYRQLTRA; from the coding sequence GTGGCACAGGAAGTTACTAAAATCATTTACTCGATGATGCGGGTCAGCAAGTTTTACGACAAAAAGCCGGTCATCAAGGACATATCCCTCTCCTACTTCTACGGTGCCAAAATCGGCGTGCTGGGCCTGAACGGTTCGGGCAAGAGTTCCCTGCTCAGGATCATGGCCGGCGTGGACAAGGATTTCAACGGCCAGGCGGTGCTCTCCCCCGGCTACACCGTGGGCTACCTGGAGCAGGAACCGCACCTGGACGAGGCCAAGACCGTGCGCCAGGTGGTGGAGGAGGGGGTCCAGGAAACGGTAGACCTTTTGGCCGAGTTCAACGCCATCACCGACAAGTTCTCCGAGCCGGACGCCGACTTCGAAAAGTTGTGCGAACGCCAGGCCACCCTGCAGGAGAAACTGGACCACCTGGACGCCTGGGACCTGGACAGCCGCCTGGAGATGGCCATGGATGCCCTGCGCTGCCCGCCGGGAGACACGCCGGTCCAGGTGCTCTCCGGCGGCGAGAAACGCCGCGTGGCGCTCTGCCGGTTGCTCCTGAAGAAACCGGACATCCTGCTCCTGGACGAGCCGACCAACCACCTGGACGCCGAAACCGTAGCCTGGCTGGAGCATCACCTGCACAACTATGCCGGCACCGTCATCGCCGTGACCCATGACCGCTATTTTCTGGACAATGTGGCCGGGTGGATTCTGGAGCTGGACCGGGGCGAGGGCATCCCCTGGAAGGGCAACTACTCATCCTGGCTGGAGCAGAAGCAGAACCGCCTGGCCCAGGAGGAAAAACAGGAGAGCGATCGCCAGAAGACCCTGCAACGGGAACTGGAGTGGATCAGGATGTCCCCCAAGGGACGCCACGCCAAGTCCCAGGCCCGCATCAGCGCCTATGAGCAGTTGGTGGCCCAGGAAAGCGAAAAACAGGCCAAAGACCTGGAGATCTACATCCCGCCAGGGCAGCGCCTGGGGGACATCGTCATCGAGGCGGACAACGTGGCCAAGGGGTTCGGCGACCGTTTGCTGTTCGAAGCGATGAACTTCCGGCTCCCCCGGGGCGGCATCGTGGGGATCATCGGCCCCAACGGCGCCGGCAAGACGACCCTGTTCCGCATGATCACCGGTCAGGAGCAGCCCGACAGCGGCTCGTTCCGCATCGGCGACACCGTGCAGTTGGCCTACGTGGACCAGAGCCGCGGCGCCCTGAACCCGGACAAAAACATCTGGGAGGAGATCTCCGAGGGGCAGGATACCGTCCAGCTCGGCAAGGTGGCGGTCAACTCACGGGCCTACGTGTCGCGCTTCAACTTTTCCGGTGCGGACCAGCAGAAGAAGGTGGGCATGCTCTCCGGCGGTGAGCGCAACCGGGTGCACCTGGCCAAGATGCTCAAGAGCGGGGCCAATGTGATCCTTCTGGACGAACCGACCAACGACCTGGACGTGAACACCATGCGCGCCCTGGAGGAGGCGCTGGAGAACTTCGCCGGCTGCGCCGTGGTCATCAGCCATGACCGCTGGTTCCTGGACCGTATCGCCACCCACATCCTGGCCTTCGAGGGAGATTCCAGCGTGGTGTTCTTCGACGGCAACTATTCGGAATACGAAGAGGACCGCAGGAAGCGGCTGGGCGCGGCGGCGGAGCAGCCGCACCGCATCAAATACCGTCAGTTGACCAGGGCCTGA
- a CDS encoding ferritin-like domain-containing protein has protein sequence MSINVQEAVKRSIQTEKNAMNFYQVGAKQMRDTAARRTFEVLAREEREHAGQFYRIYDGKDIPSLDQFLDTPPDNESSWMASISRLIDEDFTEQKALELAMEREQNLEQTLLETAAKVNDSGVRAVYELNAKETHNHYLMIESEYARVMGMVHETDMDTYVRE, from the coding sequence ATGAGTATTAACGTTCAGGAGGCCGTCAAACGTTCAATTCAGACCGAAAAGAACGCCATGAATTTTTACCAGGTGGGTGCCAAACAGATGAGGGACACGGCGGCCCGCCGGACATTCGAAGTTCTGGCACGGGAAGAACGGGAGCATGCCGGGCAATTTTACCGGATATATGATGGCAAGGATATCCCGTCCCTGGACCAGTTCCTTGATACTCCCCCCGACAATGAATCGAGCTGGATGGCGTCGATCTCCCGGCTCATCGACGAGGATTTTACCGAGCAAAAGGCTCTGGAGTTGGCCATGGAGCGGGAGCAAAACCTGGAGCAGACCCTTTTGGAAACAGCGGCAAAGGTCAACGACTCCGGGGTGCGGGCGGTGTACGAACTGAATGCCAAGGAAACCCACAATCACTACCTGATGATCGAGTCCGAATATGCGCGTGTCATGGGTATGGTGCATGAAACCGATATGGACACGTATGTGAGAGAATAG